ttattggtcacatacacatatttagcagatgttattgcgggtgtagcgaaatggtcagtctgtcatggaaaaagcaggtgtccttaatgtgtatatatattaatatggCAAAGAAACCTTGGCAGAAACAAATGTCATAAACAGCAGAGGTGATTGGTAGAATTTAATTCCCGAAATTACATAACATACAGCATTTGTGATGTGTGTCTtgcatttaaataaatacatacttcAGTAGCCGTCTCTTTGGGAAAAACATTAAGCACTACAATAACCAGGTTAAAATAGTCAAAACATGACAAAAGTTGTCCAAAAGATTAACTAAATATTGTGAAGCAATTATCCTTARGACAAATCACTAGTTGACCACCACCATTATTGAACACATCAGTTATATTTTTCATCTGACAAAAATTAGTAACAGATAGGCTCCCAGAAATTGCATACAAGATTGAGAATAATCAAAGTGGATGTTMCATTGAATTTCAWGTGCATGATTagagtatataaaaaaagaaatctcTGAAAATAATGACATATCTCTACCTACCCTACTATCCCAACCCCACATTGCAAAAATATATTCATTTGAGCGTATGAAAAAACCTGAGAAGTATGGGGAGAAAATCAAACATCAGYAATGGAAGAGAAAGGATAGGTATCTGTCATAACGATCTCACTATAGCTTAAAGCCAAAGGTCCACATCTGGCATTCATTGGTCTCACTTCCATTGCCATAGTACTAGATGTAACGTACAGAGCCCTTTCCTCTTRAGTCCTGTGTTTGTCATCAACTCCAGGTTGGGTCATATTTGCTCCATCCCGGAGGGGGTGCCAGGAAGATTCTCCTTCCCCTTGACAGGAAACTGACCACGCCCCGATACCCTGTCCGTGGGACCCCTGACTTCAAGTCCTCCATCACGCCCAGGTTTTTGGCCAACACTTTGAAACCATCTTTACTTGAGTAGTGCAGACAAAATGGACCCGCTCCTTTTAACTGTCCCTGTTGGACCTCTTCATATTTGACCAAAGGTGCACTGTAAACRTGCTTCTCAAAGATCTCCTTGTATTTCTCCTCCTTCAAGTAAGCCAGATCCAGCTTGGTGAAAGGCACAAATTCACTATTCAGTTTAATGTAGCGTAGGTATTTGTCATAAAATTGGCCTAGGCTCACACCTTTCCGTCCAAAGGTTAAAGTTCTGGATATTTCGGGTCGAATACAGGCTCGATCTCTGCGCTGATCTGGCTGACGCATCCAGTCATCCCAGAATGCACCAGGCCACTTGGGCTCCAGCTCTACCCAGAGTTRCTTGAGCATCATCCAGCCCAGCCCAGGGAAGAAGTCTGTCCTGTACAGGAGGTCTGCTTTACCAGGGTCGACGTAGCCGTCTCGACCATTGTCATTCcaggcagacacacaccacagagacaggtCAGATTTCAGGATTGGGTGAAGGGACCTGAAGTACTCAAAGAAGTCTGGTGCCACCTAGTGAGAGaatgaaaaacaatgttttttttagttGTGCAACTGGCAACTAGAGGATGTAAACAATGATGAGCACAAAACAAGTGGATTTAACatttcactttatcacattcAGTACATATTTCAAGTCAGAGTAGAGAAAGTTATTACCTCCAAATCATCTTCCACAATAACAACAGAGGAATGTGAAAGGGAGTTGAACACCTGGTTGAGAGCCCAGCGATAGTGCCTAGAGATTTTGTAGTAGCCCTGGAACTTCTTGTGTTCTGGTCTCACGGCAATATCTGACAGGTCTGGTTGTTTCAGGTGAGTTACCTGACTGCCATAAGAACCAATCACCTGTGCAGTCTCTGCATGCCCACAGTCCTGGCTGACTATAATTGGGTAGAGTTCAGCTGAGGGGCGGTACTCTAGGAGTTTGTCCAGGCAGCGTTTGACAGTAACCCTGTTACAGGCTATAACCAAGATGGGAATGACCACTTGAGGGGGGCTAATTCTGCTGGCGCCGTTCTCATTGGGTTGTTCCCATAGTGACCGATGACCCTGTATCTGAAGCAGGATTTTTCTCTGCATTTCAAGCTCTGCCTCAAAGGCTTCTGCCATGTGGATCAAATCCCCAGCCAAATCAGKCCCTCCTRgtcctccatccatctccctctcctctcgacCAGACAGGGGTCGGCCCCACAGGTAGAGGACCACGATGGCATTCCAGGCGACAAAGAGAAAAGCACCACAGAGAATAGCAGAACCTCTCTTACGGAGCATGGCCCAAACAACTTAGGAGGGAAAGGACGTTTGGAGGACTGGGTTTGTAAAAAATAAGTTGCGCCAAAGAAATGCAGAACGCAAAAAGAACATGTGGAGAGGTCACTTGGTTAGTTTAAATATTATTGTATTAAAGTAATGAACACATAAGCAAGTACATAGAATAAAGTCAGAGTCAAAAAAAGACAAGGAAGATGTATAAGGTATGAGGGAAAAATTGAGGGAGAGCTGGATTCATCTTGGACAGGAGGTAGGTGAGCTGGTTAGGGGATGAAAGTGCTGTTCTTCAGTTCATACCTTCCATGTCAATCTGAAATGATGGATATAGATAAAGCACAGGGTTCAAGAGCTAGTCATTTAACAAAGTCACTGTCACTTACATTAATCGAGTATAAAACTATGAACTATAGGCCCACTGTAGATAGTTGGAGGGAAAGCCATATTAGGAAGGTGATATTCTTAGGCTAATTGATTTTTATATCACCTGTAGCTAGCTCTCGTCCCGCACCCCCGGAATGCGACAGACTTACTTTATTTTCTGAGTAATCCATCCATTGTTTGAGAACTATATTGGACCTAGGTAATCTTTSGACCGAATTGCTTGAAAGCTAATGTTAGACAGAACATTTTGTTCCCAGAAATTAYCACTTACCTCCAGCTTCCTAACGTAGAACACATTCGGTCTCTGCAGCCATTTCTTCCTTCGTTTCACTAACCTCTTCGATGACAATATGCAGGATCAATAAGCAAGTGAAGAGGAAATAATGTATCGTTGTCACACTTTGATTTTGATTGTGTTTGTTATTAAACCAACTTCATTCCTTCTTGCCATATGTTTTCACAAGACTGCAGACTTCCGGATAGCAAATTTTTACCGGAAGCCCCGCCTTAACCGTCACCTTGAGAATTTATCCAACTGTACCAAATAGGGCTGACCAAATACAGTATAATTCATAATCATCAAACTGTATCACACTGTGTACTAGTCTTAAGCCTATTTTAGATACATATATTTTGGAGAAAGTTTTTTTGTCGTGTtcttaatgttaatttattttccccaaaatatttatattccagatattttcatatttcaTGAGTGCCTTACATGGTAAAAATAATCCTTTATTTTTACAGGAGTTTTTCGTGTTTACAAATGCAAAAATCATCATCTAAACGTGCATAGGCTATTACATTCTAGATAACAAAATATACCATTATTCTTGGTTATTCATCAAAAAGGAAAAATGTGGCTTCAGGCCAATAAAGATAAATATAATGTTACTATACAATCACAGTTGACACCTGTCTAGAATTAACAGAAGATAGTTGTCATTGAACTTATATCTCATTCTTATAAGGCAACCTGGCATAGTTATGCAACAGGATAGGCTTATATAGTCTATCACACACCCATTTGTTTGCACCTTTAGTCATGTGATAATAGATTCCTAACTCCTTTGTGTCCGTGACAATACATGGAACATTTTGTATTTCATAAGGTGTgaaattatacactgagtgtacaaaacattttgaaaacctggtctttccattacatagactgacgaGGTATATCCAGgtcaaagctatgatcccttattgatgtcacttgttaaatccacttcaatcagtgtgatgaaggggaggagacaggttaaagaaggatgtttaagccttgagacaattcagacatggattgtgtatgtgtgccattcagagggtgaatgggcaagacaaaagatttacgtgcctttgaacagggtatggtagtaggtgccaggcacaccggtttgagtgtgtcaagaactgcaatgctgctgggtttttcacgctcaacagtttcccgtgtgtatcgtgtgtatcaagaatggtccaccacccaaaggacaaccagKCAACTGTgcgaatcattggagtcaacatggaccagcatccacgtggaacacttttgacaccttgtagtccatgccccgactaattgaggctgttctgaggacaaaaggggttgcaactcaatattaggaaggtgtattttgtacactcagtatactcagtgtacactgAAACCTGCGGATCAATAAAAGACTACAAACAATTAAGWGTATCAGGTTAAATCAAAAGAGGGTTAGATTGATTTGATGGAGTTCATGGCATAATTATTTCCTGAACAATATTGAAAAAAATCTGtcagattttttgtttatttcgAATAATCATCAGAGCTGACAGAGATCTTTGGCTTTCATACAGCAACGCATTTGTCAAAACAACTGAGTGACTTATCAACTGATAAGAAAACATGTCATCATGCAGCGTGTCTCAAAGTCAGGTGCTTACAGTTCATCGCCTTTCTGGAAGTCCCATACAAAGCACTTTGaaaatattaaaacagcatgTACACTACAGTGTGTTTTCACATTGTACATTCCACTTTGGGGCCTGGGAGAGTCgcctatgcatatttgtgtgtgtatgtgtgtctgtatgggtGTGCACTGCCCTCTGAGGTCCTTTGTTCAGGAGACTGGGAGGTGTCAATCAAAGGCTGTTAATCAAATGGACTTCCACTTTGTCCATTCAATGACTCACCCTGCAAAACGGAACAAAAATAGGCTACATTGTGAAGCATATTGTTTTGGACATATTTGTCATTACATTGGGGTATGGTTTTCATTGGGTATAGCACACCACTTTTCATTGGTTCAGGCACAGTAGGCTATGGCAGAGGCATAACTATGAAATCTCAATGRTCTTCACTCACCTGTTGAGCAATACTTTTGACAGAGGTGCTTTTTCCTCTGATCGTGGTCTGTCCCTCCATGGCAGCTTCACCTACATCATTTGGCCTGGACCWGCAGAACACTCCCAGTTTCACATGCATTATTTCAGACACAAACACGGTGAAAAATAAGCATCTGTTCTTCAGAGTAGACCAACCATTTAGGATAAAAGCAGGGATCATATTTTCCTCTGTTTCCTTATTGTGCCAAGTTATGYATACATTCAAAACGACAGGGGAGGTTTATGATTTTGTCCCATTTTTTTCCCTCATAGTTTCTACGAgtaatgtcatttttttattatttcacattGTGTCATTTTTCATTTTGGGCATTTGGCATATTCAAAGAGTGCGTGACCCCTGGCACACAAATTCTTGGCTCCGAAATCTTTGCTTGACAGGTATAATTTACCGACTCATAATCTCTCGTCTTGGTGTTCGACTCAGGTTTATATTCCAAAAACACTCCATTTCCAAACTCAAGTCGTTGTTCTTGAAAAAATGACTTCCATATTGAGGGAGTTCGTTTTGGCCGCACGGAGTCGCATACCGCTCCGCAAACCAATACGAGGTTGTATCCCGAGGTGGCAGGCCGCTTCTTGTTTGCTTGATTCCTMGCTAGGATATTCCCACGACACCGTAGAACAGCGAACAAAGCAGAAGCAGAAGGGGTAGAAGTCATTGTTGTCGATATTCTTGTGGTGACAGTCCGCAATGTTAATTCTATTCAGTCACACATCTACCATTAATTTATGCAAGCACTGTAATTCAAGAGGAAAACATATCCATGTTTGACGACATAGTTATTCAACKCGAACACTCGCACGGTTAGGCCAATATCCAGTTTGCGTCAAGGGTCTTTCTGGACCGGGGTCTGGTTCACCCAAGRCGAAGCTCCGGCCGGGCCGGGGTCGTGAGTATACTTTGTCAACGAGAGTGGGTCAATGTCCAGAAAATGCATAGGCTACAAACTTTTTAGCGAAAAAAAAGCTGGCGAACGAGGTTTGGTCCCCGCACAACGTTGAAATAGATTGCATAAAACGGGTTTAAATTGATTAGAATAGAATAGCCTATGGACAATTTTTATCAAGTCACAATTTACAACACCTATAGCATTCTCTCCGGCTTACATCATTTCAAAGATTTGAAAATACATTAATAATGATTGTTGTGTTATCTTTCTGGGAAGATTTAAACACAGCTAATCTGAAATAGTTTGCCCTATTGTATGTCCctcctataaacacacacacacacacgcacacagagagagagagaaagagagacatcaaTGCTATGTAATTACAATGTAATTCTATGCACATACTGTAGAGAGATGCCTAACACAGGGAAGTATTCAGTATTACCTTTCCCCAGTATTACATGTTGTTAACATGAAGGAACTAACCACGGCTTTTCTATTGATGATGTTGCCATAGATACACTATGTTTTCTATAAGACTGATAAATGCTATTttatcccacagttgtgtcaagttggctggttgtcctttgggtggtggaccattSttgatacacacaggaaactgttMagtgtgaaaaacccagcagcattggagttcttgacacaaaccggtgcgKctggcacctactaccatacccagttcaaaggcacttacatcg
This region of Salvelinus sp. IW2-2015 linkage group LG6.1, ASM291031v2, whole genome shotgun sequence genomic DNA includes:
- the LOC111965165 gene encoding alpha-1,3-mannosyl-glycoprotein 2-beta-N-acetylglucosaminyltransferase, with amino-acid sequence MLRKRGSAILCGAFLFVAWNAIVVLYLWGRPLSGREEREMDGGXGGXDLAGDLIHMAEAFEAELEMQRKILLQIQGHRSLWEQPNENGASRISPPQVVIPILVIACNRVTVKRCLDKLLEYRPSAELYPIIVSQDCGHAETAQVIGSYGSQVTHLKQPDLSDIAVRPEHKKFQGYYKISRHYRWALNQVFNSLSHSSVVIVEDDLEVAPDFFEYFRSLHPILKSDLSLWCVSAWNDNGRDGYVDPGKADLLYRTDFFPGLGWMMLKXLWVELEPKWPGAFWDDWMRQPDQRRDRACIRPEISRTLTFGRKGVSLGQFYDKYLRYIKLNSEFVPFTKLDLAYLKEEKYKEIFEKHVYSAPLVKYEEVQQGQLKGAGPFCLHYSSKDGFKVLAKNLGVMEDLKSGVPRTGYRGVVSFLSRGRRIFLAPPPGWSKYDPTWS